In Numenius arquata chromosome 1, bNumArq3.hap1.1, whole genome shotgun sequence, the DNA window CAGAGGGAGACTAGAGTTTTAGAGAAATGTAATACAAACACTAAGCATAACAAGGAAAAGAATTCTTTAACTCAAATGTATCAGCTATAGATTTTAATGTAGATTTAAATTTATAAGACATAGCACCCTAGATCATATAGACAGCTAAATATAGGCAAAATAGGATGAAAACTAGACTTAAAACCATATTATAGTGCTTGATACTAATGTAGGATTTGTAGCCTTCATCCCACTTCAAGTCTGATCCTGTACAAATAACaagaaaacacactttttctAACATGATTTGAAAGTCCTACTGTGATTCttgattaaattttaaatgcaaaaatattcaaatgcaacataaaaattagaaaaaaagcagCCTTCTCTGCCTTTAAATTCTTTGAGTATTATTCATGTCCACTAGCCTGAGACAGATTTCTTGTCCATAACATATTTCTGtcagacatttttaaaatctgatgtAATACATTCAATGAGTTTTTGAGTTACCTGCACTTTCAAATGTTCTTTCTCTATATACAAATGATCCCTGAAACACTCACTGCaaggagagtaaaaaaaaaaactaatataGAAATGTTAGGGCTTTCCATTAGTTAATAAAACAGAACCTTTTGCCAGAGATCTCGTTGCAGAATTATCTTCAATAATAAATGTTCTACtaatgattttagaaaaaaaaaaaaagaaaaagcttcagatAGTAATTggaaacatattttatttctcagaaaatctcttttcattttttttcaagctaGAAAGCCTTAGACTGATCTATTAAATAGGAGTgaaagaagagattttaaaagGGATCTCACttgaagagcaaaaaaaaccaacatgaaacTATGTCTTTATTCACCTGCTTTCTTCTAGTTTGCACTCCATTGTAgtgttgtttatttttgcttaacTCCCTTCAGATGTAACATTTTCTTCAGTCAGTAACACTTGAATATCTCTGCTCATATAAGTAGTCATATTAACGTCAAGAACATCATGGTGCGGGTACGGATAGCCTGAAGCAGCACCTATTAATGGGGTCCTGAATCCACCAAATTCCTGAGGTTCTGTTTTTCAGTCCAAGCCAAGGAAAAATTAGAAGAAACGGTAATAAATCTATGCCGCTGAATAAAAAGTTTGTAAGTAAGCAGTGCAAACATGCCTTTATCCCCAAAACAGCTCTGGCGACACCGTGGCAAAAAGAAACTGTATCCTGACACCCCAGAAGAGCAGGCAATCCAGCCCAGGCCAGCAGCCTGAGCTCCGAGCTGCCACCCCCACAACTTGGTCACCTTGTGACCAAAATTCGTGACCAAGTTTTTTCCTGAACGTCTCTGTCAATGTTATAAACTGCTGTGTGCTGAAAAGAGAATTTTACCTGGAACTAAATGAGACACTCGTAGACAATTATCACACTGTGATAAAGGAGAATTTGTTGGCTTACTATGTGTAGATTTAAGGATGCGAGATGAGGACAAAAGTAAGATAAAGGTACCTCCCTTTGTACATCCTTTGCTGATGAGATGCAGATTTCACAAAGCCCAGTGACTATAAAACTTAATGCTAACTACCCCAACTCACAATGCTATACAGCGAGGATACTTGCAAGAACAGATAAACATATTCCTGATTCACAGTCACTTGTGTGAGCACCCAGCAGACTTTTCCCATTATTATTCCTGCTGAGCGGCCTGAGGCTTTTCATTCCAGGTAAAGATCTAAGTGTTTTCAGCCaagctaaaataaaatagaaaataaaattaaattaaattaaaatataaaaaattaaaatgaaatgtaaaataaaataaaatcagtgtgtTTTACATCAGGAAACACCTGCCAGCAGTGTGCACTCAGGAGAAGGtcaatggacacctggaggaagtTCATTGCAGAGAGTGCCTGGTCTTTCTTAGAGTGGCCCAATAAACCATGATcccagcccagaaacccaacccCTGGGCTCACCAGTTCACCTCTCGCCTCCCTGTTTCACAACAGGAGAAATCCATCACCCGTTGCCTACtttcaaagcaattttaaagCTGCAGGCAATGGCTTTTGACCTCACTCCAGCTTATGTGGCACAGTGTACTGTTCACAGGCTACTCAGATTCACAGCTGCAATAAAAGAGAACCACTTGATAAGCAGCTCTTGGGTTTTCCTTTGTTCAGACACACCAGCTGATGTGATCTGGGGATTACTGCATTATCAGGGTGGTTGCATAACTAAACAGGGGATAAACACcatttcaaaacagcaaatgaaCTGCAGGGTGCAGGTGTGAGAAGGACAAACAGAATCAGCGCAGGCTTTCcaagaaagcaaaacagcaaatCCTGCCATAGCAGAACTTGAAACTAATGgtcacattaaaaagaaaaaaaaataagaaaaacaaaaaaaccccacaaacagaagaggaaatattATACCTTAGCTGTATATTCTCTGCTTGTTCTGTGCTATTTGTTAGTTCTGGTGTTGCCAGCCTTCAGAAGAAAAACCTAATGTCAGAGCCAGAAAAAGATGAAGTGGTTGGCTTAAAACCAATCAAGCAGTCCTCTCGGTTTCTTGGTTTGTTTCCCAATTCTATGGAAACTTTTCCTGAAATCGTACAGGGAACACTGAACCAATtcactgactcccacagcccctCAACAAGGACCTGCTACCTGTGAGTTGTATGAGGAAAGTCATTGCCTGTATATGGATCAAGGGATGGAATGTGAAGATCCTGACCCAGAGACCACTGTACACTGAGGAGTCAGAGATCCACACCACAGTTAACCTGAGCAGGCACAGACTTTGCTGTGTGCACAGATCCCTTGGCTGCGGGATAAACtcagcctgcaggcagctcccacttggTACCGGTGATCACAATCCTGCCTGGCCGTGCCTTTGACTAAAAGGGCACCAAGAAGTTCTCCTGTGAATGTCCTTCATgaatagagttgttttcttgtaagaacACTATATAATAGCTTGAATGACCAAAAAGGAGGAGCTTTTCTCTCAATGGACAGGACCTGCTTGTCACGCCCTGGGAAAAATCCACCTGGGCTCCATCTGATGCTGCGCAAATGCAAGGTTCCCAGCACCTGAAGGGATGTCAGATTCACTTGCCATCTATATTTCTCTTCTTATTCTGTCTTATTAAACCAGTTATCTTATTAAGTCATTTGTTGTCAGGCCTTTCATAATAATATACAGAAGAACCCTGCACCAGCTCGCTCACACCTCACCCCACCTCCAGGGCAAAACATCTTCACTTCCCACCTGAGCCTTAAAATATAAGTGAGCCTTTGCAACCTAGATATCTACTCTTCTCCTACAGTCAACAGAGAGCTAATCCATACAGTTCAGGGACTCTGCAGAGCAAGTCAGGTCATGTTTGGTCAGGTTAATCACTCTCCAAACTCCACTGGTGATGTTGACTAGCCATCCATACAACGGTAGGATTACTGCAAGGATGACCACATCCTCATTTGATTATATGTatgaaacatctttaaaaaactGAGATAACTGAAAGCCACTTTAGATATAAACATTGCCAGAGGATCCATCCAAAGGATGATGATAAAGGACCTTGAATACTCACAGCACTTGCATGCCTTCAGCAGAAGACAGAAGCTATGCCTGATGGCAATGCTGTTTcaaaacaattttcctttttgaacacAGTTCATTCAAACTTGCTTGAGTTCAGCTGGAGTGACCTACCTTTTGCCCAAGAACAGCTTTTTCCTGATGCAACCAAACATGTCAGCATGACTGGAACAGCTGGGAACCAGATATGAAACCAGCTATCGGCATACTTTTAGCGGCCAGGGTTACTATGCTGTTTATGGCAAGTCTGGGGCACGTCATTATCTCTCCCAGTTTCTCATATAGATTTAAAGATAGATAGGGACTTTAATCTTATCAAGAAACACTACCTCACACACAGTAACCCCTGACCCTGTAATGTCAGGCCAGTTAAGAAGAGAACCTTTCTAGAAAGTGCTTTAAAACATAAATGGCTGGTCCCAGAAATGCATCAGACCTTTAGACATCTATTTAATGAGCATGGTGAAGCCCATGGTGAAAATGAAACCAAGTCACTTTTCATTAATTCAGTCCCATTGATCTTAGGTATTAACAAATAATAAACTATTTCacaatttagattaaatattagtaagaaaattaaatattccaAGACACTTGAAATGACAGAGACAAGTTAAAATAATCTTGCTGGAGCTACTGACTGACATTTAATGTCGTCGCTTGTAAAGAATCATATTTAGATGATAGACCATAATagatcatagaatgttttgggttggaggggaccttaaagatcatctagttcccaaaTCCCTACAATGGTcagggataccttccactagatgagaattcaaagtatttttccttcatgGGATTAAAAAGGAGTTCATAAACTAAGCCAGAAAAACTATTCAGCTGTTGGCTGCTGCTGTACCTCTTCCTTTGCCCTCCTCACACTCATAGGAGGAATAAAAACTCCACCCAAGCTTTCCTTCTACTTCTGCCTGAAGATCTAAGTGGGTTCACAGTCACCAACATAGCCAAGGACTGAAGACATTCAAGCAGGAAAAATCCTCTGgcaagtttctttttccttccttttttttttaaattctttgggTCACTGCCCAGCTGCCAACCCAACCTCTTGCTCTGCTCAACTAAAATCTGTGTGAAATCGGGTGTGAgtaaacaaggaaacaaaaggaagttTTTGTCAATGTTTGCTGTTGGGATtgaaatgtcttttctcttttctggctgatatttttatttgagaTGATTTCTGCAGCCTCCCTTTAAGCAGAAATTTCATCTGACCAAATTCTGGAGCTCTGAAGGTTTACGGCTATGAAGAGGCCTCCTTGGGAGAAATCCAGAAATTAATAGCTAGTTACTTTAAAATTGTACGATAGGCAGCAGACTAGATcgatttaaataattaaaatctaaCAACCTTTAGTTAATGATCTGCCTAGTTCAGGTTATTTATCTGCAACAAATTTCAACATACAGCAAGGAGCTCTAAGAGTGAAAAGCTCCaggaacaaaacacagaaaagctctgcaaatatttttgtaagtatgAGGCCCAAAGGGTGTTCACAGGAgtttctcttgattttctttaaGAAGGAAGGGTTGGGTCCTGGatgctgacttcagtgggagctgtTATACTCTGCCTTTTTTTGAATCTCACCTCTGATTACTTTTTCCTGCCTTTCAAAGGCCTCATACTTACAGTCAGAATTTTACATAAATATGTTTGGTAAAATGTTTAAAGATGGAAATGATGTacgtttttttctcttttgtatttgaGTAAACAGAGAGATTTTTAGAGATATGGAGAACCACCAGCAGCAATATACGCAGCGTTTCTGAAAATCAGATCCAGCTTTAAAGGAGTCTATATATGGACCCAGATAGGCCAAATCATAGACAAATAAATCAGAGGACATGGAATTCAGTCAATAAAAGAGACCTCAAGAATGGACGAgtgaatttagatttttttcagagcaaTCATGTTAACTCCAGACCTTTCTTTCTTCATGCAGTGCTCAATGCATCTGGATAAAATGCAAGATTTGAGCCTGAAAACTGTGTTCCGAGCTGAGCTAGGTGAAGTGGAAGGTATTCCTGTCACAAAACCAATATGCAGCACATGGGACCAAGTGTGGAAGTTCAAAGCCAGACCTGATGATCTCCTCATCGCAACCTATGCCAAAGCAGGTTGGTGTGgataggaaacagaaagaaaagtttgggATAGTGCTTATTGTTGGAATTAAAAGTTATGTTTTTCTGTTGTGACTGATATTTATTTAATCCCAAACTAGACATATTTTAAAGACGTGGAGCTCTGTCAGCTGTGACTAGTAACCTCTCACTTCTTTAGCAGAAGTAACAACCATCTATTATTATTGAAGTTCAAATGGTCAAAGTCCAATTACCTATACTTAAATGTTTCCTTTGATTTAGATTATATGCATATCTATTAATGGCAACAGTTGAAGTTTTCCACCATTCGGTAAGGATTTAACAAAGCCTAGTAAAAGTCATTATTACTAAGAAATAATAGAAACTGACTGAACAACTGTGGCTTGTATTATGTGTTTGGGGAATGACTTGGTGTGTAAACCAGTCCTGATTTCTGGAAACCggttaattattttaatgaaataaccaAATTCACTTGATAATTTcagccaataaaataaaaaacccaccattaATATTAGCTGTCTAGTATTTTATTCAGTGATTGgccacttattttttttaattttattttttattttatttctcctcttgATCAGACCCTTTGTACTTATTACACAGGTAAAAATGAATAAcaagaattaattttaatcttGGATGAATAAAAACATGTACAGTTTAGTGGATTCAGGAACAGATTTGGGAACATTTGATGatcataaaaaataattactggtATTAGCAAgaatttttagtatatttttcaGTAGGGAAAAAACCACACATTATTACAAAGAAAACTCCATTATTTTTGTAAAAGCTCAAAGCTTTTATTTCCTGTATACTGAAAGCAAAACCACATTATTTTATCCAGCCTGAATGAAAACCTCTCAGCTtgtgaatggaaaagaaataaagttagGAGTCTATTTGATGCTACATTCTGTCAGAACTGCACAATTCAAGCATCTTAAGAAGGTGGGTTTCCTGCCCACATTCCATTCCAAGCCATCCCTCAGCCTGTTCCCTAGCTGACCTGCCACAGGACCTCAAAGGAGATGTGGTTAACCCAGTGATCACGCTTATAAGGGAAAAGAGGCACATGAGAGACACAATACTGTAACCCTTACAGAATGATGCAGTACCTCAGGCAGATGAAATGTTGTACCAACCTTCATTGGAGTATTTCAAATGGGAACACTGAAaaaactgcaacttttttttatgttttcaaatgGTATGAAATTTTTACTCACTCAAAGTTCaggcatttcattttttcattcaaattcagGACGAAAACAAATGATGAAATACCTGAATTGTTGTGAGGTTTGAAAATCGGGCAGAGGAAAACTCATTCCTCTCTGCAAGTAATACAATCTCCAAATAATAGTGAGTTTTACTCCGTCCGCGACATACCAGACTTTCTTTCATTACCAGTGTAGAGATGCTCTTGGCAGGAAGAATCCTGTCTAAAATGGAACCCCTTAAACTATCTTTGTATTCCTAATTGTGCATTTTTCCTTCATTAccttctctttctgctttgtCCATCACCTTTtgtgctgttccttcctcctttaaTATGGAGTCCATCCTTCTGGCTTTCAGTTCCCAAGCAGAAGAGACTCTTGGCTATCCCTGAGTGCTTATCATCTAAACATCTAAACACTGACATTTTCAGGTACCACATGGACACAGGAGATAGTGGATATGATTCAACAAAATGGAGATGTTGAGAAGTGTAGACGCGACACTACTTACAGACGCCATCCTTTCCTTGAGTGGTCTTTCCCACAGCCTTCAGGAGCAAGTTACTCAGGTAACTATTATACAAATAGGTTTGTATTTtagacaaaatcaaacaaaacaagagCCCAGTGCTGATGCCACAGGTTTCCTGGGAAAGGTCCTACTTGCTTTGTCACCGAACTATGCACCCTGTTGGGTATTAGGGACCAGTTCAGTTGTTCTAACATAAACATTTAGCGCTACTCAAGCCAATGCTAGGCTGGCGGATGTGACTCAGGAGTTACTGAAGACCATGCTGTTCTGGAGTGGCATCTGAAAGCTGTGTGTGATACTCCACAGTACCTAACACAGCAGCAGATATGCATAAAATAGCAACGTGGGGGCAACTGAATCCCGTTCTCTGATCGGGGGCTGTATGGAACAGAAACCTACATTGTGGATGTATTCCCAAAAGGTGGATAGTGTTTTCAGTGGGTTTGCTACTGTTTTGAGTAACTGTTAAATTCTAGGGTCTAGTCATCTAAACAAGCTATGGGGCATTCAGGCAACCAGCAGGCCTGACTGTTCTGCAAAGACAGTTTCCTACAAGAGTCTTCCCCCAGCAAGGGCTCCCGTTCCGCACCAATCTTTAAGTCAGACTCTCTTCATATTTCAAGCTAAAAAGCTTGACTAACTCCACAGCAGAAGTGCTACTTTTTCTCTTCTAAGCTAGACTGTGTTGACACAGAGAGAGACTAAAAATGATAGAGGATGACAGAGCATGATAGAggatgataggaaaaaaaaaaagatagaggtCATGATAGATGCttaaaaaggagggggagaggggaccACACATCTCCACATATCACCAGATATTCTCAAGTATTCCCATATACCCAAAGCCACTAAAAATCCACTGTCCATCATTCTCCTGTTTTCTCTTTACACACTACGCAGCCAGCCTATTCTTCTCATAtcctagaaagaaacaaaaatttcctACATGCAAAGTGAAAACAGATCACTAAATATTGTGAAGGAAAAACATTGGTTGGGTAAATATAAATTAGTATTCATCATTATCTCTTGGAATACAAGGGTTAGACATGGTTCCAAGAAAGCAAGAAGAAGACATGAATCAGtgttccccctttcctccttggATATATAGGTAAAAATTTCTCTAGAAACACTGAAGGTGCCTGTGCAATGTATAGCAGTGTATATGTTAGACTACTACGTATTTGCTTCGGAGATGAATGATTGTTGCAAGGTGAACTGCTGAAAGGTCACAGTCAAGTCAAAATCCCACATATGAAAATAGCAAAGAAGTGCTAGTGCAATTTAGAGAACAAGTCAAGTCTCATAATGCAACATCCCACAGGCCTGGAGTTAGCTGAAGCTATGCCTTCTCCACGAACAATAAAAACTCATCTGCCTGTGCAGCTGGTGCCTCCCTCCTTCTGGGAACAAAACTGTAAGGTAAGGCTGAAGAGGTAGGACTCAATTCTACTTCACCTGGAAAGAAAGTGACATAAACCAGGACTGAATATGGTTTCCAGAATCTTTGTGAAACCTAAAGGTCTCCCCGATGTTTTCCCTTTAATGTGCAAAGCCCATGTGAAACTAAAGAAGTCATGACTAAGTTACCTGCATCGGGTTTCAGAAAATGGCAGCTTCAAAGCAAAATCTCTTAAGCCTCCATCAGCAGGCTCCAAGAGAAAACTCCAGAAGATGCTCAATATCTAGATAAGCATGTGTaagttaatttttctctctctctctcttttcatatcAATAAAGGTAATTTATGTGGCGAGAAATGCAAAAGACAACCTAGTGTCCTACTACCATTTCCACAGAATGAATAAAGGACTGCCTGACCCAGGAACCCTAGAGGAGTTCATGGACAAATTCATGGCCGGAAAAGGTGATGAACTGCAATCAGTTGTATAAGagattttgttcatttaaaaaatgcatgacatcattgatttatttatttcagctatGGTTCGCAATCCAGTGCTGACACTAACAAGAGGATATCTACCGAAGGTGTTTCATTAGTAATTTATCTTCATTCGTGGGTTTTTATTAGCACCTAAAGGATAAATTCTatctttatatttacattttggaaaaaaaaaatgctactctATTGTATTATCattcagaaacatattttttgaATTTTCAGGCTTCTCTCTGAGGTTAAAAGAAACTGCTTGAAAGCCAGCTGGGAAGGAACAGTGGCTTAACTGGTTTTACTCTAGCCTGATATACAAGAGCCCAAGATTTAATTTTGTGTAGAAATGTGTGGTGTGAATTTGAGTTAAGTGAGTCTTTTTACCTAAATTCACCTGTATAAAAATCAGGCATCTGAACAAAACTGGTTATTTATCTGGCAACAAGACAAGCAACTCCAGAAGTTGATTCTTCCCTTTCTAAAAGAGGTACTTGTatccaagaaagaaaaacccGCTCAGGTGGATTGGATTCTGCACTTTTGGTCAGTAAAGTTTCCATAGGTCCGTAATATTTTTGCCACCATGTAGGCCTCAAAATACCACTGTCTGGACCAGCATGAGAGTCTCGTGTCTAAAGGAAACCTTGTATCTTGTGTCTGACCAGCTTGGCTTGGGAGCCCATCTGTCCCAGTGCAGACATCTAGAACATAACTATCTCTGTCCAAGCTAGTCAGCTTGATACTtgctggagagaaacaggcacttctgACAGTGTGCCAAATATTTAAAccagttagaatcacagaataatgcaagttggaagggacctttggtgTCCATCTGGcgcaaccccctgctcaaagcagggacaGTTAAGATCAATCACTCTGGAAACATCTGTTTCTCTCCATCAACCATAAAGACAGCCCAGATTTTTCATTCAGGGGTAAGCATCTACATTTGTTGCCCTCTGAAGTTGCGCATGAATCCTGCTCTTGAGCACCCAGGCACCTGCAGGATTAATGGCATGAATGCTGTGATAAGCACAGCGTGTAGCAGTCATGGTCACAGTGATTCAAAACCAGGTGGGAAATGCGCAGACACTTGTTATTGGGGAAACACGAGTGCCACAGACAATTTGGGTATTTAGAGCTGATGATGACGttattcttttttcagtgctctggggtTCCTGGTATGACCACGTAAAAGGATGGTGGAAGGCAAAAGATAAGCATCGTATTCTCTACCTCTTCTATGAAGATATGAAGGAGGTAAAAGGCTGAATATATGTTTATAGAGCTCTGAAATCTGGAGATCCGGTAGATGCTACTTACTATCAAGAGTTTTCTATTATAATGCCAGCTGTATGAGTAAATCTTTCAATAATCTGATCTTCCCACCCTGACAATTGCAACTTTAACACTATGTTTgacttctttgcttttcctggctCTGTATCTTACCCCATGCTATTCTCTCTACAGAATCCAAAGCGAGAAATTCAGAAGATTCTGAAGTTCCTGGAGAAGGATGCGAATCAGGATATTCTAAACAAGATACTCCATCACACCTCCTTTGAGATAATGAAGGAAAATCCCATGACAAACTACACTAAGGACTTGCAGGATGTAATGGATCACTCCATTTCCCCTTTCATGAGAAAAGGTACTGAGGTTTGTTACTGGCATCAACTCCGTCTTCCTGACTGTCATTCTGTTTCGAAATAAGCCTTAAGTACAAGTATCTACTGAGTCATGGCTAATGGGCTTCAGGAAATAGTggtaaattaatcttttttctttttttgctttgctgtttgtaGGGGTTGTCGGTGACTGGAAGAATCATTTCACTGTGGCACAGAATCAGAAATTTGATGAAGATTATAAGAAAAAGATGGCTGACACCTCACTTGTTTTTCGCATGGAATTGTGATTACTAACAATGGGAATTATTCTCTATGATCTTcagccttttccattttttgctttcccttcaCAAAATGCCTGTTTTCCTAGGATTTCAATATCTCTCTTTCACATACCactgattttttattattgtgaGAGTGCCCAAATTATGTGGACATCTAGGTCTCCCTGAAGAAAATAATCCCACCGGATACTTCTCATTCATCCCTCCCGCAGTAACTTTCAGCATTAACAAAAGTATTTCAGATATGCTTTGagattttttctttgaaaaactgcAGTTGATATTGCTGGCATTTTCAAATCAACCTCTAACAGAAATTAGGAGCCaataggaaaaaaggttttaaaagggTGCAACAGGTGTGGGCATTATATGTTATTCACGTCGTacaaacattaataaataaataacaatacaCAAATTTAAAGGTGGTCAGGTATAAACAGAACAACAGAAGTGCACAAAgtagaaacattttctttctctcttgttttaaGCTGGACATCATAAATGCCACTGAGAAGAAAGCAACATTTCCAAAAGCACCAGATACCTATTACTTCCTTTGTTAAAACTTGCTAAAAGGCCacaaaagcatttatttgaaaTCCACCTGTGGAGGCAGTAGTCCCTGCTGCATTGAGACAAGAAGCTTTTATCACTGTTGCCTTTTGAAACAGATAGCATGATCTGTTAACATTTGGAGAATTTTGAAAGTTGGTATGAACCAGGTCAAGAGTCAGTGCTGCATATACCGTCTCCCTCTTTTCCACTGTTGTAAAAGTGTTCATTGGATGCACCATGTTTTTACTTCCTCCATTTCTTCACTCTTTCCTGATTAACCAAATACACAAACATCCCAATGAGGGCTCTTAGATGTAATAGGGCCCAGCTGATACTGTCAAATAAAGATCAGATCTGCTTTAGTATTAGCACCAGCACTATAGCCACGCTTTGAGGTTGTGGGAAATTAATTGAAGCTGTTCATAGCCCATAGACAACTATTACCAGTCCACTCTTGGTTTTAAAGTGCAACCATTGAACTTGGTGCACAAAAAAGGCCCCAAAGAGTTCCTGCTTCACTGGGTTTGCACTCTGaatgtcagaaggaaaaaaacatagacTACAGCAGCTGAAGGAAAATACTGTCTTATTTTCATTTAGTCTAGTTTAGTCCAGTTTAACACAGAAAATGTTTGCTGGTAGTATTTTCTCTTTGGCCTGTGGAGAGTTCCAAGGATTTAGTAATAGGAGAAGCTGACAACACACAGAGCCTGTTTCAGGCTACTGATTTAATCCAAATATCTAAAATGAATGCAGTTCTCTAaagggcagcaatatcttgcatCAAGTTTGGAAACAAACTAAAGGCTTCCTCTTAAGTGTAGAGGTTACGTTGTCAGTTCCTGGCCCACCAAGTTTCCCCCAACAACACAGGAAACTCTGGAACTAGAAACAGCCATTTGCTACACTCCTGCCAATGTAGGTATTTGAAGAGCTTCAGGTCAACAGAGATTCCTGCCCACAAACAAAGGATTTGTCAGTAAATTGagtacctgaaaaaaaatcatctggcaGAGGCACCGCTGTTCATTGCAGCAAGGCGAAATAACAGCCTGAGGAGCTTTCAGCTGCTTGTTTGGTTTATGTTTATAATTAACTTGATTTGCTATCTTACTATTGCCAGTATGAGGAAATGGCGTTGCCCACTCTCTGACAGATTTCCATTCTCTTGGGTCCCTCCATGAAACCACGTTGAGTCAGCTCTGTTTGTCAATCTAATCCTCATTTGGTGTCGCAAGAGCCATCAGTAAATGGAAAACATGCTGAACTCAGTAGCTTGGTGACATTTTATGAGCGGTGCTGTACAAAAGGTCACAGAGATGACTTATTTGTTCCTCCTTTGAAATCTCTGAATGtatcagaaatgcaaaatgctgACGGTGGATGAAGCCTGGTGTGAAATGGAGCCGCACAGTCACTGCAAGGATAGAGGGACCATATAATAAAGGGCTCGTATCACGTTGGGAAAAGTCCCCTTTGCTCTCACTTCTTTAGGTAACTCTTCACCCAGCTGCAGTTCAGCTGCtctgaaaaacagttaaaaattaaCACAGGTCAGAgtgcactcttaaaaaaaaaggaggagaacaaACACT includes these proteins:
- the SULT1C4 gene encoding sulfotransferase 1C4 codes for the protein MHLDKMQDLSLKTVFRAELGEVEGIPVTKPICSTWDQVWKFKARPDDLLIATYAKAGTTWTQEIVDMIQQNGDVEKCRRDTTYRRHPFLEWSFPQPSGASYSGLELAEAMPSPRTIKTHLPVQLVPPSFWEQNCKVIYVARNAKDNLVSYYHFHRMNKGLPDPGTLEEFMDKFMAGKVLWGSWYDHVKGWWKAKDKHRILYLFYEDMKENPKREIQKILKFLEKDANQDILNKILHHTSFEIMKENPMTNYTKDLQDVMDHSISPFMRKGVVGDWKNHFTVAQNQKFDEDYKKKMADTSLVFRMEL